One segment of Brassica napus cultivar Da-Ae chromosome C3, Da-Ae, whole genome shotgun sequence DNA contains the following:
- the LOC106385604 gene encoding uncharacterized protein At1g43920, Chloroplastic-like yields the protein MGEIINPVRDSSSILFDLVLKNLDSHLSFFEYRMMSSGCEDSSVNTMGIRGIPEQCGCGRRTGIYTSKTKVNPGKTFFRCPTFQNDHLYKWVDEAVYEEVQDALPKVECFASDVMKIKMEIESMKTVEEDLKEDVRKASNELKKLNVIMKVGFSVVCLGVVICLVLIMFDKADGLSMNSY from the exons ATGGGCGAAATCATAAATCCAGTTCGCGATTCAAGCTCGATTCTCTTCGATCTCGTCCTTAAGAATCTCGATTCTCATCTCTCCTTCTTCGAGTATCGCATGATGAGTTCGGGTTGTGAGGATTCGTCTGTGAATACGATGGGAATTCGTGGTATCCCGGAGCAATGCGGCTGTGGTCGAAGAACTGGGATATACACATCAAAAACGAAGGTCAATCCAGGAAAAACTTTCTTTAGATGCCCAacgtttcaaaat GATCACTTGTATAAATGGGTAGATGAAGCTGTCTACGAAGAGGTTCAAGATGCATTGCCAAAAGTTGAGTGCTTTGCATCAGAtgttatgaaaattaaaatggaGATCGAAAGCATGAAAACCGTGGAGGAAGATTTGAAAGAAGATGTCAGGAAGGCGAGCAATGAGCTTAAGAAGCTGAATGTGATCATGAAAGTGGGTTTTTCGGTGGTTTGTTTAGGCGTTGTGATATGTCTTGTGTTGATCATGTTTGACAAAGCAGATGGGTTGTCTATGAATAGCTACTAG
- the LOC125583497 gene encoding uncharacterized protein LOC125583497, translating to MARDRKTRFTPKTHKELDRVEKKSKECSLRWAFGPETEVDDRDQSYVVNLENETCACRSWQMNGIPCIHAAKVILGVGRKLSKFVAPFYTTSKWRETYSFGIRPVNGMIEWPRTNRLGVIPPPNRNGKPGRPKNHDRKKGTNETVSTTKLSRANRVMTCSNCKEEGHYKNTCQKVFVESPPKKPRGRPRKYQGLHFGESQAQSSEAQTSQNQSSQAQASPWEVPQSSEGQSSQAQPSRWEVPQSSQAEAAAWGRWFF from the exons ATGGCTAGGGACAGGAAGACTAGGTTCACCCCGAAGACACATAAAGAGTTAGACAGGGTTGAGAAGAAGTCAAAAGAATGTAGTCTGCGTTGGGCATTTGGGCCAGAGACTGAGGTGGATGATAGAGACCAGTCATATGTGGTGAATTTGGAGAATGAGACTTGTGCATGTCGAAGCTGGCAAATGAATGGTATTCCATGCATCCATGCTGCTAAGGTCATCCTTGGCGTGGGAAGAAAACTCTCTAAATTTGTTGCTCCTTTCTACACAACCTCTAAGTGGCGTGAAACCTACAGTTTTGGGATCAGACCTGTAAATGGGATGATAGAGTGGCCTCGGACCAATAGATTAGGTGTGATTCCACCACCTAATCGAAATGGCAAGCCTGGTAGGCCTAAAAACCATGATCGAAAGAAGGGAACCAATGAGACAGTGTCTACTACCAAGCTGAGTCGTGCGAACAGGGTAATGACATGCTCTAATTGCAAAGAAGAAGGGCACTACAAGAATACATGTCAGAAGGTTTTTGTTGAGAGCCCACCTAAGAAACCAAGAGGCAGACCAAGGAAATATCAG GGACTACACTTTGGCGAGTCACAAGCTCAATCCTCAGAAGCTCAAACCTCACAAAATCAATCCTCACAAGCTCAAGCATCACCATGGGAAGTTCCTCAATCTTCAGAAGGTCAATCCTCACAAGCTCAACCATCACGATGGGAAGTTCCTCAATCCTCACAAGCTGAAGCAGCAGCGTGGGGAAGATGGTTTTTTTAG
- the LOC106390085 gene encoding uncharacterized protein LOC106390085 yields the protein MGLVYRLRGQLSGFQQTPPTHVREIPNCRKHVNKRNIGSTSTTRHSKENSKPQIYRQRDRKTHDLYIYTIRARTCLKSQALRESLCLFIHSTVEKMNRVLLIAVVALALVASSALLPVGAKKPLSSAPRKEDVPYIKCQVCEKLASRLHQLVKEKQVEISPKKISEYEIIEIAENVCNLKKEEADWMLKIDIVEKGDKLQLVEQEEEGMCNSECKTIEAACQKVIGYSDTDVAEYIYKSKPDLASLVNHLCKDLTDACTKNPPPVPKDRVRGEPFVAKPSKDAEMDKMMRSMQGIPGAPGMKVYSREDLEKYKANPEKFGTEDEDGDDDDEDEEEDDKFPKNLGKVLKETKKEEWKKTVTKLLKKKSEALRGHAQKVSNRVRRWWKGVSSKKSKSGKSEL from the exons ATGGGCCTAGTGTATCGCCTCAGGGGCCAGTTAAGTGGCTTTCAGCAAACTCCACCTACACATGTACGTGAAATACCGA ATTGCAGGAAACACGTTAACAAGCGTAACATCGGTTCCACTTCAACAACACGGCACAGTAAAGAAAACTCAAAACCCCAGATTTATCGGCAAAGAGATCGCAAAACCCATGATCTTTATATATACACGATCCGTGCTAGAACCTGCTTAAAGTCTCAAGCTTTACGAGAAAGTCTCTGTCTTTTCATTCATTCAACAGTGGAGAAGATGAATCGAGTTCTTCTGATAGCTGTAGTAGCATTAGCTCTCGTAGCTTCGTCGGCGTTATTACCTGTGGGCGCGAAGAAGCCCTTGTCGTCGGCTCCGAGAAAGGAGGATGTTCCGTATATCAAGTGCCAGGTGTGCGAGAAGCTAGCGTCGAGGTTGCATCAGCTAGTGAAGGAGAAGCAAGTAGAGATCTCTCCCAAGAAG ATCTCGGAGTATGAGATCATTGAGATTGCTGAGAATGTGTGCAACTTGAAGAAAGAGGAAGCTGATTGGATGCTTAAGATTGATATTGTTGAGAAAGGTGATAAGCTACAG CTGgttgaacaagaagaagaagggatgTGCAATTCTGAGTGCAAGACCATCGAGGCTGCTTGTCAAAAG GTAATTGGTTACTCAGACACTGACGTTGCCGAGTATATATACAAGTCTAAGCCTGATCTTGCTTCACTTGTTAACCATCTATGCAAAGACCTGACCGATGCTTGTACCAAGAACCCTCCTCCCGTTCCAAAG GATCGAGTTCGTGGAGAACCATTTGTGGCAAAACCATCAAAAGATGCTGAAATGGACAAGATGATGAGATCTATGCAG GGGATACCAGGAGCACCTGGCATGAAGGTATACTCTAGGGAAGAtttagagaagtacaaagcaaACCCGGAAAAGTTCGGTactgaagatgaagatggtgacgacgatgatgaagatgaggaagagGATGACAAGTTCCCCAAGAACTTG GGGAAAGTCTTGAAAGAGACAAAAAAGGAAGAATGGAAGAAGACAGTCACTAAGTTACTTAAGAAGAAAAGTGAAGCTCTGAGGGGACATGCACAGAAAGTGTCCAACCGGGTCCGGAGATGGTGGAAAGGAGTTAGTTCAAAGAAATCTAAATCCGGAAAGTCTGAGCTGTAG
- the LOC106388967 gene encoding F-box protein At1g31080: MNSIPLDLLYEIFSRMPTKSVGRSRCVSEQWRSILCSADFTEYFLTKSSTRPSLLFAMDSFRSNEFLFFSSPPQIPSKPSSSSLSLAAAYFKLNMQLEFCGHAAGLFCFRRMQFTRKDWENTVHVICNPSLGQYVFLPTLTTSSRTFLGFDPIDKVFKVLSPDDAFSSSFANILTLGTGEKRWRKVHFPLAHSPVSKGICINGSLYYLARENTTYFIVCFDVRSEKFKLIQGSFLDSDARLKLINYKGKLGVISLPRENWDSRVGLNIRSKEEVRIWVLEDGEQQDWSEYAYTLPGDKFRDVECDVLEVYVAGVTSATGDIVLMNPNYHHHSKPFYVFYFHPERNVIKRVEVQGFGNHGRVVNAFVDHVEDLTFDMKSWQLDFLKFESINKFNALCLLEDI, translated from the coding sequence ATGAATTCAATCCCTCTTGATCTTTTGTACGAGATATTCTCTAGAATGCCAACCAAGTCAGTAGGGAGGAGCCGTTGCGTGTCTGAGCAATGGAGGTCCATACTTTGCAGTGCAGATTTCACCGAGTATTTCTTAACCAAATCTTCCACTCGTCCCAGTCTCTTATTCGCCATGGATAGCTTTAGAAGCAATGAGTTTCTCTTCTTTTCGTCGCCGCCTCAGATTCCGTCGAagccgtcgtcgtcgtcgttgtCCTTAGCAGCGGCCTATTTTAAACTGAACATGCAGCTAGAATTTTGTGGTCATGCCGCTGGTTTGTTCTGTTTCCGTCGTATGCAATTCACAAGGAAGGATTGGGAGAATACAGTGCATGTGATATGTAACCCTAGCTTAGGACAGTATGTTTTCTTACCTACACTGACGACGAGTAGTCGGACCTTTTTAGGGTTTGATCCGATTGACAAGGTGTTCAAGGTATTGTCACCCGATGATGCCTTTTCATCATCTTTTGCTAATATTTTGACGTTGGGAACTGGAGAAAAGAGGTGGAGAAAGGTACACTTTCCCTTGGCCCATTCTCCTGTGTCTAAAGGGATATGCATCAATGGATCTTTATATTACTTGGCCCGAGAAAATACAACTTACTTTATAGTTTGCTTTGATGTTCGGTCGGAGAAATTCAAGCTTATTCAGGGAAGTTTTCTTGATTCGGATGCAAGATTAAAATTGATAAACTATAAGGGTAAATTAGGTGTGATCAGCTTGCCAAGGGAAAATTGGGATAGTAGAGTAGGCTTGAACATTCGTAGCAAGGAGGAGGTGCGTATATGGGTTCTAGAGGATGGCGAGCAACAGGATTGGTCGGAGTATGCCTACACTCTCCCTGGTGATAAGTTCCGTGACGTTGAATGTGATGTGTTAGAGGTTTACGTAGCTGGAGTGACGTCCGCTACAGGGGATATTGTTTTGATGAATCCAAACTATCATCATCACTCCAAACCGTTTTATGTTTTCTACTTCCATCCCGAAAGGAACGTTATCAAACGTGTTGAAGTCCAAGGTTTTGGGAATCATGGTAGAGTTGTGAACGCCTTTGTAGACCATGTAGAGGATCTTACGTTTGATATGAAATCTTGGCAGCTGGATTTTCTTAAGTTTGAAAGCATTAACAAATTCAATGCTCTGTGTCTTTTAGAGGATATATGA
- the LOC106386350 gene encoding phospholipase A2-gamma → MMNGGALTRFTFSVATFLLLTIVRSQKPCSKTCIAQDCTTIGIRYGKYCGIGYTGCRGEPPCDSLDACCLTHDNCVDLKGMTYVNCHKQFKRCLNKVSRSVKQSNGTKVGFSTQCPYSVVIPTMYNGMDYGIFFSGIGNILEPPAPGKGPVVEVNLAQSGADTKGGLGTKVDIQKKEGSKVSASLN, encoded by the exons atgatGAACGGTGGTGCTTTGACACGTTTTACTTTCAGCGTCGCCACCTTCCTCCTCCTCACCATTGTTCGCAGCCAG AAGCCATGCAGCAAAACCTGCATTGCGCAGGACTGCACTA CTATCGGCATTCGCTATGGGAAGTATTGTGGGATAGGATACACTGGATGCCGTGGAGAGCCACCTTGTGATAGTCTTGATGCTTGTTGCCTGACACATGACAATTGTGTTGATTTAAAAG GTATGACTTATGTTAACTGCCATAAGCAATTCAAGCGTTGTTTAAACAAGGTAAGCAGATCAGTCAAACAATCTAATGGCACAAAGGTTGGATTCTCCACCCAATGCCCTTATTCGGTGGTGATACCAACCATGTACAATGGAATGGATTACGGCATTTTCTTCAGTGGCATCG GTAATATCCTTGAACCTCCGGCGCCGGGAAAGGGCCCTGTTGTGGAGGTCAATCTTGCTCAGAGTGGTGCGGACACAAAGGGTGGTCTTGGAACAAAAGTTGACATTCAGAAAAAGGAAGGCTCCAAAGTCTCTGCCTCTTTAAATTAA
- the LOC106386270 gene encoding uncharacterized protein LOC106386270, producing MASKLIQVQSKACEASKFVAKHGTSYYRQLLEKNNHFIQEPATVDKCQELSKQLLYTRLASIPKRYETFWKELDYAKNLWKNRSDLKVEDAGIAALFGLECFAWYCAGEITGRGFTFTGYYP from the exons ATGGCGTCGAAGTTGATACAAGTTCAATCAAAGGCATGCGAGGCTTCAAAGTTTGTGGCGAAGCATGGCACTTCTTACTACAGGCAGTTGCTTGAGAAGAACAATCACTTTATCCAAGAACCCGCCACTGTGGACAAGTGCCAAGAGTTGTCTAAGCAGCTTCTCTACACCCGTCTTGCTAG CATTCCAAAACGCTATGAAACCTTCTGGAAGGAACTAGACTACGCAAAGAACTTATGGAAGAACAGAAGCGATCTGAAGGTAGAAGATGCTGGAATCGCTGCTTTGTTTGGTCTTGAATGCTTTGCCTGGTACTGCGCAGGAGAAATCACTGGCAGAGGCTTCACCTTCACCGGCTATTACCCTTGA